A stretch of the Pseudomonas helvetica genome encodes the following:
- a CDS encoding sn-glycerol-3-phosphate ABC transporter ATP-binding protein UgpC encodes MAHLKIKNLQKGFEGFSIIKGIDLEVNDREFVVFVGPSGCGKSTLLRLIAGLEEVSAGTIELDGRDITEVSPAKRDLAMVFQTYALYPHMSVRKNMSFALDLAGVNKAEVEKKVNEAARILELGPMLERKPKQLSGGQRQRVAIGRAIVRNPKIFLFDEPLSNLDAALRVQMRLELARLHKELQATMIYVTHDQVEAMTLADKVVVLNGGRIEQVGSPLELYHQPANLFVAGFLGTPKMGFLKGKVTRVERQNCEVLLDAGTRITLPLSGANLSIGGAVTLGIRPEHLNLALPGDCTLQVTADVSERLGSDTFCHVLTASGEALTMRIRGDLASRYGEQLSLHLDAEHCHLFDANGVAVARPLRAAA; translated from the coding sequence ATGGCCCATCTGAAAATCAAGAATCTGCAAAAAGGTTTCGAAGGCTTTTCCATCATCAAAGGCATCGACCTTGAAGTGAACGACCGCGAGTTCGTGGTCTTCGTAGGCCCGTCCGGGTGTGGTAAATCAACCTTGCTACGGCTGATCGCCGGGCTTGAAGAAGTCAGCGCCGGCACCATCGAACTCGATGGCCGCGACATCACCGAAGTCAGCCCGGCCAAGCGTGACCTGGCGATGGTATTCCAGACCTACGCCTTGTATCCGCACATGAGCGTGCGCAAGAACATGTCCTTCGCCCTCGACCTGGCCGGAGTGAACAAGGCCGAGGTGGAGAAAAAAGTCAACGAAGCGGCACGGATTCTCGAACTCGGGCCGATGCTCGAACGCAAGCCGAAACAGCTCTCCGGTGGTCAGCGTCAGCGCGTGGCGATTGGCCGGGCGATTGTGCGCAACCCGAAAATCTTCCTGTTCGATGAACCACTGTCCAACCTCGACGCCGCCCTGCGAGTACAGATGCGCCTGGAGCTGGCACGACTGCATAAAGAACTGCAGGCAACGATGATCTACGTGACCCACGACCAGGTCGAAGCCATGACCCTGGCTGACAAGGTCGTGGTGCTCAACGGTGGCCGGATCGAACAGGTCGGCTCGCCGCTGGAGCTCTATCACCAGCCGGCCAACCTGTTTGTCGCAGGCTTTCTCGGCACCCCGAAAATGGGCTTTCTCAAGGGCAAGGTCACCCGTGTCGAACGCCAGAACTGCGAAGTGCTACTGGACGCCGGCACTCGCATCACATTGCCGCTGAGCGGTGCCAACCTGAGCATTGGCGGCGCGGTGACGCTGGGTATTCGTCCGGAACACCTGAACCTCGCGTTACCCGGCGACTGCACCTTGCAAGTCACCGCCGACGTCAGCGAACGCCTGGGCAGCGACACCTTCTGCCACGTGCTGACCGCCTCCGGTGAAGCCCTGACCATGCGCATTCGCGGCGATCTGGCGAGTCGTTATGGCGAACAACTTAGCCTGCACCTGGACGCCGAACACTGCCACTTATTCGATGCCAACGGGGTGGCAGTGGCCAGACCGCTGCGTGCCGCTGCCTGA
- a CDS encoding mannitol dehydrogenase family protein, with product MKLNKPNLTRLAPEVALPAYTLSATRQGIAHIGVGGFHRAHQAYYTDALMNTGEGLDWSICGIGLRAEDRRARDDLASQDYLFTLFELGDSGDTEVRVIGAISDMLLAEDDTQALIDKLASPDIRIVSLTITEGGYCIDDSTGEFMAQLPQIQHDLAHPNAPKTVFGFLCAALAKRRATGIPAFTLMSCDNLPHNGAVTRKALLAFAALRDADLRDWIGANVSFPNAMVDRITPMTSSAHRLHLHDEHGIDDLWPVVCEPFVQWVLEDNFVNGRPAWEKVGVQFTDDVTPYEEMKIKLLNGSHLALTYLGFLKGYRFVHETMNDPLFVRYMRAYMDLDVTPQLAPVPGIDLTQYKNTLVERFSNQAIADQLARVCSDGSSKFPKFTVPTINRLIADGRETKRAALVVAAWAIYLKGVDENGDTYPIPDPRAEFCQALVADDALITQRMLEVEEIFGTAIPHSAEFVAAFEWCCNSLREHGVTRTLERVLAG from the coding sequence ATGAAACTGAACAAGCCCAACCTTACCCGTCTGGCACCTGAAGTGGCTCTGCCCGCCTACACCCTGAGTGCGACTCGCCAAGGTATCGCACACATCGGCGTCGGCGGTTTCCATCGCGCCCATCAGGCCTATTACACCGATGCCTTGATGAACACTGGAGAAGGCCTGGACTGGAGCATCTGCGGCATCGGCCTGCGTGCCGAAGATCGCCGCGCCCGGGATGACCTGGCCAGCCAGGATTACCTGTTCACGCTGTTTGAACTGGGCGACAGCGGCGACACCGAAGTACGGGTCATCGGTGCCATCAGCGACATGCTGCTGGCCGAAGACGACACCCAGGCGCTGATCGATAAACTCGCCAGCCCGGACATTCGCATCGTCTCGCTGACCATCACCGAGGGGGGTTATTGCATTGACGACAGCACGGGTGAGTTCATGGCCCAGCTGCCACAGATCCAGCATGACCTGGCGCATCCGAACGCACCGAAAACCGTGTTCGGTTTCCTCTGTGCGGCCCTGGCCAAACGCCGCGCCACCGGCATTCCAGCGTTCACCCTGATGTCCTGCGATAACCTGCCACACAACGGCGCGGTCACCCGTAAGGCCCTGCTGGCCTTCGCCGCCCTGCGCGATGCCGATCTGCGGGACTGGATCGGCGCAAACGTCAGTTTCCCCAACGCCATGGTCGACCGCATCACACCGATGACCAGCTCGGCTCACCGCTTGCACCTGCACGACGAACACGGCATCGACGATCTATGGCCAGTGGTCTGCGAACCTTTCGTGCAATGGGTGCTGGAAGACAACTTCGTCAACGGTCGTCCGGCCTGGGAAAAAGTCGGTGTGCAGTTCACCGACGACGTCACGCCTTACGAAGAGATGAAAATCAAACTGCTCAACGGCAGTCACCTGGCCCTGACCTACCTGGGCTTTCTCAAGGGCTATCGCTTCGTCCACGAAACCATGAACGATCCGTTGTTCGTGCGTTACATGCGCGCCTATATGGACCTCGACGTAACGCCGCAATTGGCGCCGGTGCCGGGCATCGACCTGACGCAGTACAAGAACACCCTGGTCGAGCGTTTCTCCAATCAGGCGATTGCCGATCAACTGGCGCGGGTTTGCTCCGACGGCTCATCGAAGTTTCCGAAATTCACCGTACCAACCATCAACCGCTTGATTGCCGATGGTCGCGAGACCAAGCGTGCGGCATTGGTAGTGGCCGCGTGGGCGATTTATTTGAAGGGCGTGGATGAGAATGGCGATACCTACCCGATTCCCGACCCACGGGCAGAGTTCTGTCAGGCGCTGGTGGCCGATGATGCGTTGATCACTCAGCGGATGCTGGAGGTTGAGGAAATCTTTGGCACGGCGATCCCCCACTCTGCGGAGTTTGTTGCAGCGTTTGAATGGTGCTGCAACAGCTTGCGTGAGCATGGCGTGACGCGGACGCTGGAGCGGGTGTTGGCCGGTTGA
- the xylB gene encoding xylulokinase — MTNRLFLGIDCGTQGTKALILDSRSGKVLGQGAAAHSLISSANGRREQDPAQWLEALTLATRQALLAANISGREILGIGVSGQQHGLVLLDEQGQVLRPAKLWCDTETTAENQRLLTHLGGESGSLERLGVAIAPGYTVSKLLWTQEQHPQIFARIAHILLPHDYLNYWLTGRCCSEFGDASGTGYFNVRSRQWDLQLLRDIDPSGRLQAALPELLEAHQAVGTILPDIAERLGINPKALVASGGGDNMMGALGTGNIQPGAITMSLGSSGTVYAYAEQPNVSPDAAVATFCSSSGGWLPLICTMNLTNATSAVRELFDLDLSQFNARVEQSPIGAEGVSMLPFLNGERVPALPHATGSLLGLNMSNLTQANLCRAVVEGTTFGLRYGLDLLRHNGLQSRSIRLTGGGSKSPAWRQMVADIMNTPVVCTEHSEAAALGAAIQAAWCESAAGTQQSLLALCERCVSLDPSSETQPVAVNVAAYQQAYERYRQQVATL, encoded by the coding sequence ATGACAAACCGATTATTCCTCGGCATCGACTGCGGCACCCAGGGCACCAAAGCGCTGATCCTCGATTCGCGCAGCGGTAAAGTTCTCGGTCAAGGCGCCGCCGCCCACAGCCTGATCAGCAGCGCCAATGGCCGTCGTGAACAAGACCCGGCCCAATGGCTTGAAGCCTTGACCCTCGCCACTCGCCAGGCCTTACTCGCCGCCAACATCAGCGGTCGGGAGATTCTCGGCATCGGCGTCTCAGGCCAGCAACATGGCCTGGTCCTGCTCGATGAACAAGGTCAGGTCCTGCGCCCGGCCAAGCTCTGGTGCGACACTGAAACCACCGCAGAAAACCAGCGATTGCTGACTCATCTGGGCGGCGAAAGTGGCTCGTTGGAACGCCTCGGCGTGGCCATCGCACCGGGCTATACCGTGTCCAAACTGTTATGGACCCAAGAGCAGCATCCGCAAATTTTCGCCCGCATCGCTCACATTCTGTTGCCCCACGACTACCTCAACTATTGGCTGACCGGGCGCTGCTGCAGCGAGTTCGGCGATGCTTCGGGTACCGGCTACTTCAATGTGCGAAGCCGCCAATGGGATCTGCAGCTACTTCGTGACATCGACCCCAGTGGGCGCTTGCAAGCGGCGCTGCCCGAACTGCTGGAGGCGCATCAGGCGGTCGGCACGATTTTGCCGGACATCGCCGAACGATTGGGCATCAACCCAAAGGCGCTGGTCGCCAGCGGTGGCGGCGACAACATGATGGGCGCCCTCGGCACCGGCAATATCCAGCCCGGTGCAATCACCATGAGCCTGGGCTCTTCGGGCACCGTGTATGCCTACGCCGAACAGCCCAACGTCAGCCCGGACGCGGCAGTCGCAACGTTCTGCTCCTCCAGTGGCGGCTGGCTGCCGTTGATTTGCACAATGAACCTGACCAACGCGACCAGCGCCGTGCGTGAGCTGTTCGATCTCGACCTCTCACAATTCAATGCCCGGGTCGAGCAGTCACCGATTGGCGCCGAAGGCGTGAGCATGCTGCCGTTCCTCAACGGCGAGCGCGTCCCCGCCCTGCCCCATGCCACCGGCAGCCTGCTGGGGCTGAACATGAGCAACCTGACCCAGGCCAACCTCTGCCGCGCGGTGGTTGAAGGCACCACTTTCGGTTTGCGTTATGGTCTGGACCTATTGCGTCACAACGGATTGCAGAGCCGCAGCATTCGCCTCACCGGTGGTGGCTCAAAAAGCCCGGCATGGCGGCAGATGGTCGCCGACATCATGAATACCCCGGTGGTGTGCACCGAACACAGCGAGGCCGCAGCCCTCGGTGCAGCGATTCAGGCGGCGTGGTGCGAGTCGGCCGCCGGTACCCAGCAAAGTCTGTTGGCGTTGTGCGAGCGCTGTGTCAGCCTCGACCCCAGCAGCGAAACCCAACCCGTTGCGGTGAATGTAGCGGCCTACCAACAGGCCTATGAGCGTTATCGCCAACAGGTCGCAACCCTTTAA
- a CDS encoding carbohydrate kinase translates to MYLVCGEALFDFFSENAASSQASTVNYKAIAGGSPFNVAVGLRRLGVDSALFAGLSTDYLGRRLQQVLADEGVRADYLLDFDAPTTLAMVAVGANGSPHYSFRGEGCADRQLTLAHLPELSDEVRGLHIGSFSLVVQPIADTLLALVRRESGKRLISLDPNVRLNPEPDIELWRSRIAELMKYADLIKVSDEDLSLLYPGREPQSVIDSWLEHRCQLVFLTRGGQGATVFSRRHGSWSAPASKVVIADTVGAGDTFQAALITWLTEQQLDSVDGLQRLSREQIDAMLRFAISAAALTCSKTGPDLPYRHQLEMR, encoded by the coding sequence ATGTATCTGGTGTGTGGAGAAGCACTGTTCGATTTCTTCAGCGAAAACGCGGCCAGCAGTCAGGCTTCGACCGTGAATTACAAGGCAATTGCCGGCGGATCACCATTCAACGTGGCGGTCGGCTTACGTCGATTGGGGGTGGACTCGGCGCTGTTCGCCGGGCTGTCCACCGACTACCTCGGCCGTCGCTTGCAGCAGGTGTTAGCTGATGAAGGGGTACGTGCTGATTACTTGCTGGACTTCGACGCGCCAACCACCCTGGCGATGGTCGCGGTCGGTGCCAATGGCTCGCCACATTACAGCTTTCGCGGTGAAGGTTGCGCTGATCGCCAGCTCACGCTCGCCCATCTGCCAGAGTTGAGTGATGAGGTGCGCGGTCTGCACATCGGCTCGTTCTCGCTGGTGGTGCAACCGATTGCCGACACACTGCTGGCGCTGGTACGTCGGGAAAGCGGTAAACGCCTGATCAGCCTCGATCCGAATGTACGGCTTAATCCCGAGCCGGACATCGAATTGTGGCGTTCGCGGATTGCCGAGTTGATGAAATACGCCGACCTGATCAAGGTCAGCGACGAAGACTTGAGCCTGCTGTATCCGGGGCGCGAGCCGCAGAGTGTGATCGACAGCTGGCTCGAACATCGCTGCCAATTGGTGTTCCTGACCCGCGGCGGCCAGGGTGCGACGGTGTTCAGCCGTCGTCATGGCAGTTGGTCCGCGCCGGCAAGCAAGGTGGTCATTGCCGACACCGTTGGTGCCGGTGACACTTTCCAGGCTGCATTGATCACCTGGCTGACCGAGCAACAGCTCGATTCAGTCGACGGCTTGCAGCGCTTGAGCCGCGAACAGATCGACGCGATGCTCAGGTTCGCCATCAGCGCAGCCGCCCTGACGTGCAGCAAGACCGGGCCGGATTTGCCGTACCGGCATCAGTTGGAAATGCGCTGA
- a CDS encoding OprD family porin: MRPPFPLITPCPVLGFGALLLCAGFTAQSQASGFIEDSSVKVESRTVYFNRDFRDGHTSNEQGASKRDESAQGFILNLQSGYTEGTVGFGVDALGMLGLKLDSSPDSSNSGLLPSTGENPRGSKDQYAKLGLTAKVRVSQSVLKYGALLPDLPLLKYNDGRLLPTMFNGAMLTSKEFKDLTFTAARLDKYTARDSTDAQDIRVHCKNKRYACNVTADHFDMYGIDYKINERLTAQYHYAELEDIYRQHFVGLLANQPLGSGLLKADLRVFDSADSGAARAGSIENRALSGMLGYTLGGHTLSAGWQRMIGDNSMPYLDGSNPYLVNYVQVNDFAAAQERSWQLRYDYDFKAVGLNGLSFLTRYVNGDQIKVPGSEQEGKEWERDSELKYVVQSGTFKDLSLRLRNATYRSNYEKFARDVDETRLIVSYNFSVL, from the coding sequence ATGCGTCCCCCGTTTCCCCTCATCACACCGTGCCCGGTTCTGGGCTTCGGCGCTTTGCTGCTGTGCGCAGGTTTTACCGCGCAGTCCCAGGCCAGCGGTTTTATCGAAGACAGCAGCGTCAAAGTCGAATCGCGCACGGTGTATTTCAACCGCGATTTTCGTGATGGTCATACCTCGAACGAGCAGGGTGCGTCGAAGCGTGACGAGTCGGCCCAGGGTTTCATTCTCAATCTGCAATCGGGCTACACCGAAGGCACCGTAGGGTTCGGCGTCGATGCGTTGGGCATGCTCGGGCTCAAACTCGATTCCAGCCCCGACAGCAGCAACAGCGGCTTGTTGCCGTCCACCGGCGAGAATCCACGTGGCTCGAAAGACCAATACGCCAAGCTGGGCCTGACGGCCAAAGTCCGCGTTTCGCAAAGCGTCCTGAAGTACGGCGCGTTGCTACCGGATCTGCCGCTGCTGAAATACAACGACGGTCGTCTGCTGCCGACGATGTTCAACGGTGCGATGCTCACATCGAAAGAATTCAAGGACCTGACCTTCACGGCCGCTCGCCTGGACAAATACACCGCTCGGGATTCCACCGACGCCCAGGACATCCGCGTGCACTGCAAGAACAAGCGTTACGCCTGCAACGTCACGGCCGATCACTTCGATATGTATGGCATCGATTACAAGATCAACGAGCGCCTGACCGCTCAGTATCATTACGCCGAACTGGAAGATATCTACCGTCAGCACTTTGTCGGTTTGCTGGCCAATCAGCCATTAGGCTCGGGCCTGTTGAAGGCTGACCTGCGCGTATTCGACAGTGCCGACAGCGGCGCCGCTCGCGCCGGCTCCATCGAGAACCGTGCCTTGAGTGGCATGCTCGGCTACACCCTTGGCGGTCACACGCTAAGCGCCGGCTGGCAGCGAATGATCGGTGATAACTCGATGCCGTACCTGGATGGCAGTAACCCGTATCTGGTCAACTATGTGCAGGTCAACGACTTCGCTGCGGCCCAGGAACGCTCCTGGCAGTTGCGCTACGACTACGACTTCAAGGCCGTCGGCCTCAATGGCTTGAGCTTCCTGACCCGCTATGTGAATGGCGATCAGATCAAGGTGCCGGGCAGCGAGCAGGAAGGCAAGGAGTGGGAGCGCGACAGCGAGCTCAAGTATGTAGTGCAGAGCGGGACGTTCAAGGATCTGAGCCTGCGGCTGCGCAACGCGACGTATCGGAGCAACTACGAGAAGTTCGCCCGGGATGTGGATGAGACCCGGTTGATTGTGAGTTACAACTTCTCAGTGTTGTGA
- a CDS encoding DUF2790 domain-containing protein, which yields MNMRTLLVASALACTGFTGLALADSAPSQPVPYHYGMSLHVKKVVSMTEPTTQDCKVVTAEMKFIDDVGKQEYISYRKLSDACSYQN from the coding sequence ATGAACATGCGAACTTTACTGGTGGCCTCTGCCCTCGCCTGCACCGGGTTTACCGGGCTGGCGCTGGCCGACTCCGCACCCTCCCAGCCTGTGCCGTATCACTACGGAATGTCGCTGCACGTCAAGAAAGTGGTTTCGATGACCGAGCCCACAACGCAAGACTGCAAGGTGGTGACGGCGGAGATGAAGTTCATCGACGACGTGGGTAAACAGGAATACATCAGCTATCGCAAGCTGTCGGATGCCTGCAGCTATCAGAACTGA